CCCATCGATTATTCCCCAAGGAGGAAAAAAAATGGCAACTCTGCTTGAAATGGTCGCTGAAATTGTGGCTTCCCATGCATCCACAACAACCATGACCAAAGAAGAACTGGTCTCGGAACTGGCTGCGGTTCACCAGGCTCTGGCCGCTCTGGAAAAGGGCGAAGCGGTACCGGTCGAAGTCGCAGAGGAAGCCGCTGCAGCACCTGCGATCTCCCGCAAAAAGGCTTTCGGCAAGGACAAAGTCGTCTGCATGCTCTGTGGAAAAGAGATGAAGACCCTCGCCCGGCACCTGAAAACCGCACATGGAATGAGCCCCGGCGAATACCGTAAGCAGTTCGACATACCCCGCACTCAACCTCTTGCAGCTCGTGCCTACTCGGAAAGCCGCCGGCAGATGGCGGTCGACAGGGGTCTAGGCGATAACCTGGCCAAAGCTCGCGCAGCCCGGGGCAAGGGAAAGAAGAAAAAATAATCTATTCCGTCCGACCATAAGGAAAAAGCACCCTGCAACGGGTGCTTTTTCCTTTATAGTATTTTCACTTCTTGGAATAATTCGGTTTACACCTGATTTTCCTTGACCGGAACTGCAAAATTCCTTTACCTTTTCATTAACTTTAAGCATGAAGGTCTAAGGGTGTACAGTGTTGTGATGAAACGTTTGCTCGTCGGCGATTTACGGGAAGAACTTCTTTCGACTCTAGAAGTCATTCTCAAGCACTGGGGCTACCGGGTCGTACTTTCCTCCCGCCCGGAGCAGCTCACTGAGTTTCTGCAGGAAACCTCACCGGATCTACTCATCATGGGTTCAAGACTCCTCGCCGACCAGGCTTCGCCATTATTTCAAGCGGTGGAATCCAGACTGACGGACGGAACAACCCCTCTGATCATCCTGCGAGATCGGGAGGCCGAAGACTCCCTGTCCGCCCCTCATGAAGTCCTTGAGGTCCCGGTGGACATTTTCGCCCTCTTCGCTCTGATTCAGAAGTACATAGAGCAACACCCCCGCAAAAACCTGCGTCTGACGGTCAAACTTCCCGGCATGTTCTGCTCCGGGGACAGGTGTCAGTTCGCCGAGGTGTTGAGCCTCAGTACCCAGGGCCTTTTTATCAAAACGGGGGTCCCGCTGGTGCTGGGAGATCGGCTCAGCGTGATCGTTCCCCTCATGGGCATGAAGCAGGAACTCGAACTCGAAACCAGGGTAATCTACAGGGTCGAACCAAGTCCTGAAAATAATTATCTGCAGGGGGCGGGAATCGAATTCATCCCCATGGGCGAAGAGGCTGGAAAGGCTCTGAAGCGCTTCATTGAATACTGTTTCCTGGGCGAACTCTCGGCCAGCCAGAGGGGCTCTGAAGGGCTGGATCCCTCGCACCTGTATAATATTGCCCCCGAACTCACCCTCCGCTTGTCGAAAACGATTGACGGCTCGTCACCGCCATTGTCGGTTTACTCGCCGAAGTAGGCCCGTAGCTCTTAAAGTTCCGGCAGCACACTCCTTCCGACCGAAAACTCAATCTCGAAAAGCTCAGCGATCGTCGCGGCCACGTCGGCGAAACTGTCCCGTTCACCCAAATCCGAACCTCGTCGCAGCCGGGGATGCCACGCCAGCAGGGGAACGTACTCGCGGGTG
This is a stretch of genomic DNA from Desulfuromonas sp. TF. It encodes these proteins:
- a CDS encoding MucR family transcriptional regulator, whose translation is MATLLEMVAEIVASHASTTTMTKEELVSELAAVHQALAALEKGEAVPVEVAEEAAAAPAISRKKAFGKDKVVCMLCGKEMKTLARHLKTAHGMSPGEYRKQFDIPRTQPLAARAYSESRRQMAVDRGLGDNLAKARAARGKGKKKK
- a CDS encoding PilZ domain-containing protein, encoding MKRLLVGDLREELLSTLEVILKHWGYRVVLSSRPEQLTEFLQETSPDLLIMGSRLLADQASPLFQAVESRLTDGTTPLIILRDREAEDSLSAPHEVLEVPVDIFALFALIQKYIEQHPRKNLRLTVKLPGMFCSGDRCQFAEVLSLSTQGLFIKTGVPLVLGDRLSVIVPLMGMKQELELETRVIYRVEPSPENNYLQGAGIEFIPMGEEAGKALKRFIEYCFLGELSASQRGSEGLDPSHLYNIAPELTLRLSKTIDGSSPPLSVYSPK